A single region of the Raphanus sativus cultivar WK10039 chromosome 1, ASM80110v3, whole genome shotgun sequence genome encodes:
- the LOC108829879 gene encoding UDP-N-acetylglucosamine diphosphorylase 1: MRDPSVERENGASDSTAATTTTTTTAEITSPPPMNSPRQALIERLKDYGQEDVFALWDELSPDEREFLVRDIESLDLPRIDRIIRCSLHSRGLPAAAIEPVPENWVSTVDGRTMEDREKWWKMGLKTIYEGKLGVVLLSGGQGTRLGISDPKGCFNIGLPSGKSLFQIQAERILCIQRLAAQVVGEGPTRPVTIHWYIMTSPFTDEATRKYFSSHKYFGLEPDQISFFQQGTLPCISKDGKFIMETPFSLAKAPDGNGGVYGALKSSRLLEDMASRGIKYVDCYGVDNVMVRVADPTFLGYFIDKGAASAAKVVRKAYPQEQVGVFVRRGKGGPLTVVEYSELDQSMASAINQRTGRLQYCWSNVCLHMFTLDFINQVATGLEKDSVYHLAEKKIPSMNGYTMGLKLEQFIFDSFLYAPSTALFEVLREEEFAPVKNVNGSNFDTPESARLSVLRLHTRWVIAAGGFLTHSVPLYATGVEVSPLCSYAGENLEAICRGRTFHAPCEISL, encoded by the exons atgagagaccCGTCGGTGGAGAGAGAGAATGGAGCATCGGATTCAACGGCggcgacaacaacaacaacgaccaCGGCAGAGATAACTTCTCCTCCTCCGATGAATTCACCGCGTCAAGCATTGATTGAGAGATTAAAAGATTACGGACAAGAAGATGTTTTCGCTCTTTGGGACGAGCTCTCACCGGACGAACGAGAGTTCCTCGTTAGAGACATCGAG AGTTTGGATCTTCCAAGAATAGATCGGATCATCAGATGCTCACTTCACTCTCGAG GTTTGCCTGCGGCGGCGATAGAGCCGGTGCCGGAGAATTGGGTCTCGACGGTTGATGGAAGAACAATGGAAGACAGAGAGAAGTGGTGGAAGATGGGATTAAAGACTATCTATGAAGGCAAACTAGGAGTGGTACTTTTGTCTGGTGGACAG GGAACAAGACTTGGAATTTCAGACCCAAAAGGATGTTTCA ATATCGGACTTCCATCAGGGAAGTCGCTCTTCCAGATTCAAGCAGAGAGAATCTTGTGTATCCAAAGACTTGCTGCTCAAGTAGTGGGTGAAG GTCCAACTCGTCCGGTTACAATACACTGGTATATTATGACTAGTCCATTTACTGATGAGGCGACTAGAAAATATTTCTCCAGCCACAAATACTTTGGCCTTGAACCAGATCAA ATAAGTTTTTTCCAGCAAGGTACTTTGCCTTGCATTTCAAAGGATGGAAAGTTTATCATGGAGACACCTTTCAGT CTAGCTAAAGCTCCAGATGGTAACGGGGGAGTCTATGGAG CTCTAAAGTCTTCAAGGTTATTAGAGGATATGGCTTCAAGGGGGATAAAATATGTGGATTGCTATGGTGTTGACAATGTCATG GTTCGAGTAGCTGATCCTACATTTCTAGGGTACTTTATTGATAAAGGTGCTGCTTCGGCTGCAAAAGTTGTGCGGAAG GCATATCCTCAAGAACAGGTTGGAGTATTTGTTAGAAGAGGAAAAGGTGGACCGTTGACTGTAGTTGAATACAGTGAGCTAGATCAGTCAATGGCTTCTGCTATTAATCAACGAACAGGACGTCTTCAATATTGCTGGAGCAAT GTGTGCTTGCACATGTTCACTTTAGATTTCATTAATCAAGTCGCCACCGGCCTAGAGAAAGACAGCGT CTACCATTTGGCCGAGAAGAAGATACCATCTATGAATGGATACACAATGGGACTGAAACTAGAACAATTCATTTTTGATTCCTTTCTGTATGCTCCTTCAACCGCACTCTTTGAG GTgttaagagaagaagagtttgcGCCAGTGAAGAATGTAAATGGGTCCAATTTCGATACACCCGAAAGTGCGAGGCTTTCGGTTCTAAGGTTACACACACGTTGGGTTATAGCAGCCGGTGGATTTCTAACGCATTCTGTGCCTTTATATGCAACTG gtGTTGAGGTTTCACCGTTGTGCTC